The genomic DNA TTACCTCAAAAAAGATAATCTGCATGTTGCTGGCAATCTTTGGATGCATATTAATGACTAGAGTTCTGGAAGGGGATTTGACAAACATGCCCCTATTTGGAATAGTGTCCGGAATCGGGGCAGGACTCTTTTGGGCGTTTTATCTCATGGCCTCCAAAAAAGCCATTGAAAAAGATTATCATACCTACACAATCCTGTTCTATTCAATCATTCTCATTTCAATTGCATTATTACCAGTTACAAACTTCAACCAGATAAACAATTTCGTTTCAATTGACCCCATATTAACAGCAATATTCCTTTTAATCCATTCAACCTGTTCTTTTGCACTTCCATATATATTTTCAACTCTAAGTCTTAATTATATGGATTCAGGAGTATCATCGATATTTTTATCAGGAGCTGAACCACTTGCGGCATTGATTTTTGGACTGATGATTTACTCCGAAATTCCGACACCATTAATGTTCTGCGGATTCATACTGACAATCATTGCAATGACAATGCTGAGTCGGATGAACAATGTTAAAAATTGATTACAATAGAGAGATATATTTCAACTGTAAAGTCTTTAATTTAAAAAATATTCAATTTAACAACTATTTATTAAAATTAAAGACTACAAAATCTTTAAATATAAAAATATTTTAAAAGACCCCAATAAAAAGAAATTATGCCAAAAATATTGATTTACTCGGAAAGAATCTCCATACAGTAAATGACAGAATATACTTCAAACCAACAAATACTCCTTAAAAATAGAGCAACATGAAAAAAATAAATAAAATAGAACCATTCATGAAAATCAAATATATCAAACACGAAATTCCAAAAAATCAATAATTTTCAATAAATTCAAATTAGAGGATAATTTCAAGTTATAATAGAAAAAAATTCAATTCAAGAAAATTATTAAAATCAACCCAAATCCGGAATAACACATAATTTTACAAATATTTATTTATTTAGAAAATATATTTAAAAATATGATTTTAAGCATTATCATACCTACCTACAATGAAGAGGAATATCTGCCTGTCTTACTGGATAGCATAAAAAGCCAAAGTTTTGACGACTATGAAATAATTGTGGCTGATGCGAATTCCACTGATAAAACAAGAGAAGTTGCTGAATCATACGGATGCACAGTGGTTGACGGAGGTCTTCCTGCAGTAGGTAGAAACAATGGTGCAAAAATAGCCAAGGGAGAGTATTTATTATTTCTGGATTCTGATTTGGAACTCACTGAGGATTATTTAAGAAATGCCCTATATGAATTCAGAATGGAAAGGCTCGGAATTGCCATCACACAGATGACACCAATGTCCAATAAGATTGAAGATAAAATATTCCACGATTTTGCAAACTACTTTATGATCAGTGTTGAAAAGATAAAACCCCATGGAGCAGGATGCTACGGAATAATTGCAAGAAAGGAACTCCATGACAGATGCAACGGTTTTGATGAAGACCTGACATTTGGTGAGGATACTGATTATATTGAACGATTAGCAAAAATAGAACCATTTAAAGTTCTTAGAAATGCAAAAATCGGTGTTTCAACCAGAAGATTAGAAGAGGAAGGTATTGAAACATTAATCAAACAATATGGTAGAAGTACTGTCAACGACTTTCTTGGAAAACGTACAACCGCAGAGGAACTTGACTATAACTTTAACCACGGCCATGAAAAACTTACTACAACCAGATTTGAAAAGCTGTCTGAAGCAACAGAGCGCATTAATGAAATTAAAGGAAGCTATGATGATTCAATTCAAAAGGTCAATGCGGCAAGATCACGCTTTAAAATCAGAAAAAACAGACCTAAAAAAGTGGTTTTCTACTGCATTTGCGGTGAAGGAATGGGTCATGCAATAAGAAGCGGAGTCATACTGGACAGGATTAAGGAAAAGTATGATGTGCATATATTTTCCAGCGACAGGGCATATGAATACTTAAATTCAAAATTTGACAATGTCCATGAAATTGGAGGATTCAATACAGTTTACATCAACAACAAGGTAAATGACTTTAAAACATTAGCCAATGCATTGAAAAGAAATCCTACCAATATGAAAATAGGCTATGAACATCTGTATAAACTAGCAAGAAGCCTAAGACCTGATGTTATTGTAACCGATTTTGAAATCTATGCCTCAATGGTGTCAAAACTTTTGAACATTCCTATGATAAGTTTGGACAACATCCACATGATTACCCAAGCAAAAATCCATTATCCACCAAACAAGAGGATTGAGATGCTTAAGGCAAAAGGAGTTATCAAGGCGTATGTAGTGAAACCAAAATTCCATATTTTAACAAGTTTCTTCTATCCGCCGGTCAGAGCAAAAAAGCATGCGGTAATCTATCCGCCGGTCATCCGTGAGGACATTCTCAAACTCGAACCAACAAATGGAGACCATATAGTTGTTTACCAAACAAGTAAAGAAAGTGTAAAATTGGTTCGCAAGCTCAAATCCCTTAAAAATGAGAAATTCATCGTATATGGATTCAATGTCAATAAAACTGATGGCAACCTCACATACAAAGAATTCAATGAAGACGTATTCTACGATGATCTGGCTTCCGCAAAAGCGGTTATCTGTAACGGAGGATTCACATTTATCTCTGAAGCGATTTCACTTAAAAAACCAATATATTCAGTGCCTGCCATCGGAAACTTTGAACAGGCATTAAACGGATACTATGTAGAACGTTTAGGTTTTGGAGAGTATCATGAGATAATGAGCGCTGCAAGAGTGAAAAGCTTTTTAAATAAACTTCCCAAATATCAGAAGAATCTTTCCAAAGTTAAAAAGACAAACAACGATGGAATAATCAAGGAATTAGTTTATAGAATAGAAAAATATTCATAGGTGATAGAATGATAACATGCAGTGTTTGCGGACATCTGAATGACTCATCAAATGCGGTTTGTGAAAATTGCGGATCTGATTTGTCAGACAGTCCTGATTGGGGTTTTGATATGGATGATGAATACTGGGATTAAAGATTTTTAGTATCTTTAACCTCAATAGTGTTTGAAAGTTCTTTCAACAGATTCAAATCATTACCGAATAACATAAAGTCCGCACCATCTTTTTGAGAGACTATTTTATATAATGTCTCAGTCTGATTTTTTACAGATAGTGAATAAATCTGTTCTGTTGATGTATTCAGTAAAACTTCGGAATTATCACCCAACAGTGAATCAGTCATATTTTTAGTTATAATCAAACCTGTAAACTCTTTAGAATAGTTACCCTTATTCTGATAATATTTCATACCGTCGACTTCATTTTCAACTGTGAAATTTGAACCTTCAGGAACATTCATTTCAAAGAGTTTGAAATTTTGTGTTTTTAATGAAATGTCTGAAGAATCCTCTACAGGTTGGCTTTGATAAGGGTTTGTTAAGATTAAATATCCACCCACAACAATCAATATCACTGCAATTACAATCGCAATAATTGAAAATTTCTTATCCATGTAAAAACTCCAAAAAAATATAAAAAAAGAGATTAATAAAGTTGTTACTTCATTAATCAGGGAAAACTATAAAGTTACTCCCATTTCTAACTGTTCAGTTAGTTCTTTGTACCTGTTACGTATGGTTACTTCAGTTACTCCTGCAATTTCTGCTACATCTCTTTGTGTTTTTCTCTCACCGAGTAAAACGGAAGCAATGTATAATGCAGCAGCAGCTACACCAGTAGGACCTCTACCGGAGGTCAAACCTTTTTCCATAGCCTTTTCGATAATTTCAATAGCCTTGGATTGTGCTTCACCAGAAAGTCCAAGTTCTGATGCGAACCTTGGTACATAATCAACCGGAGAAGTTGGAGGTAACTTAATATTCAATTCACGGGTTAAGAACCTGTAGGTCCTTCCAACCTCTTTTTTGGTTACACGAGAAACTTCAGCAATTTCATCCAATGTACGTGGTACATTACAACGTCTACAAGCAGCATATAATGAAGCGGCCACCACCCCTTCAATACTTCTTCCTCTAATCAATTTATTGTCAACTGCACTTCTATAAACTACACTTGCAGCTTCCCTTACGCTTCTTGGAAGACCTAATCTTGAGGAGTCACGATCCAGTTCACTTAATGCAAATGCCAAATTCCTTTCGGTAGCACCGGAAATTCTGATTTTTCTTTGCCATTTCCTTAACCTATACCATTGAGCTCTATTTCTTGCAGGAATATCACGACCGTAGATATCTTTGTTTCTCCAGTCGATCATGGTACTTAAACCTTTATCGTGAATAGTGTATGTAATTGGCGCTCCAACTCTTGTACGTTTGTCTCTTTGTTCGTGGTCAAATGCTCTCCATTCAGGACCCATATCAACTAAATTTTCATCAATGACTAATCCACAACGAGCACATACAACTTCTGCTCTTTCATAGTCACCAATTAATTCTTCAGAACCACATTCAGGACATACGGTCTGCTTAGAATCATCATAAACATCCCTTTGTCTTCTGTCATCCATTGGTCTTTGGCGTCCTCTCATAGGAGTTTCTTCTACTTTTTGTGCCGTGCTTTCATCCTCCTTTTTCTAGGTTTTTTGGATTTTGGTTTTGATACAAATAGTTTTTCACCACAATTCTTTTCAATACTTTTTCTATCAGCGGATTTAAACAATCTGATAGAAACATATGGTTTTTTAGTAGGTCCAAAAACATAACTTACCTTACCAATCTTCTTCTTTTTACTGTCAAAGACTATTCCGCCTGGTGAGGGTGTTTTTTCAGACCTTGCTATTAATTTTCCAGAGTTTGCCACATGCAAACTATTTCCTAAAAATTTCATAAAATCAAACTTAAAATCAAATCTGTATCATTTATATAATTATAAAAAGGTTATATATAAAGGTATCGATATCTTTATATATAAATTAAAATGTTTATTTAAATGTTTTTCTATTTGAGCCCAACAATTTCAGCCAAAGTTTTCCCGTCGGAAAGGTCTTCTATAATTTTGGACTCCTTTAGTTTCACGCCAAGTGAAGCAATCATTGTTTGGGAAAACAACTGTTGAGGTATGACCACAACACCGCTTTCATCACCAATGAAAAAGTCTCCAGGATTTATAATAGTTCCCTCAACTTCAATACTTTCATTTAAGGTGCCCAATCCTAAAGCAGAACCTGCATTAGGACAGAAATTGGAAGCAAAAAGTGGATAATCCATATACAACATGGCATCCAGGTCACGGGCGGAGCCATATATCACTGTTGACTTGATACCGTTTTGCTTGGCACATGTTGAAGCAAGTTCACCCCAAATGGCCTTATCCTCATTGTCAACCTTAAAGAATAAAATGTCACCTTCGCCAGCAGCATCAATAGCCAATGCGGATGTACCCCAATCATCACTAGTAGTTTCTGCAGTGAAAATAGATCCAAAGACTTTCTGATTGTTGATTGGTTTGATGGATTGGATGGTACCCGGCCTTCTTGAAATACTGTTATATGCATCTGAAACCTGACAGGCTGTAACATTTTCAAGCAATGACATCAAATTAATGTATTCATTATAATTATCGCCATTATAACTTAAATCTTTAATAGAAACATTTTCCAAGTTAATCTTATCTAACTCTATACGTTTGTTCAAATTTTTATTTTTATTTAACAAATCTTTTGGACTTACTGTCATAACTTCACCACTAGATAAATTATATTCATAGATTTTATATATTAGTTTTACTAAAAATATTAACTGAAGTATTGAAATAAATACTTTTTACAATTATTATATGCTCATAGAGTTTACATACATTATTCATTATTATAACGATTATTCATATTAAAAAAGGGAGAAAATTATTATTTAGAAAAAATAAATGTTCAAAAGATTATTAAATACAAATAACCTAATTATATTGGAAAAAAGGAACTCTTTATAGTAATACTCTCCAGAAATGTATAAACTCTTTTTAGTGTATAAAAGGTCGAAAGACAAAATTATCGTGTAATTTATGCAAGTTAATCACCTAAAAATAATTCAATTTTTAGCAATTACATAAATTATCCCGATTAATAAGCTTAGGAGGCTTAAAAATGGGAAAAGGTGAAGAATTAACAACAACAAAATACTTAATTCATGCTCAAATTACCGCTAACGGTATTGTTGAAAAACCAGATGTTGTTGGCGCTGTCTTTGGGCAAACTGAAGGTTTACTTAGTAACGATTTAGATTTAAGAGAACTTCAAAGAACTGGAAGGATCGGAAGAATCCAGGTCAATATCCACTCAAACAGTGGAAGGGCAAAAGGTGAAATCGTAATTCCGTCCAGTTTGGACAGGGTGGAAACCGCCATTCTCGCTGCATCACTCGAAACTATCAACAGGGTAGGACCATGTGAAGCAGAAATTCACACAACAAAAGTTGAAGATGTAAGGGCCGTCAAAAGAGAACAAGTCGTCAACCGTGCAAAAGAAATCTATAAAAAGATGGTTGAAAGCGTTGGCCCAACCAGCATGAAAATGATTGAAGAGGTCAGGGAAGCCATGAGAGTTCATGAAATCTCTGAATACGGTGAAGATCGCCTTCCAGCTGGACCAAGCATCCACTCATCCGATGCAATTATTGTTGTAGAAGGACGTAGTGACGTTTTAAATTTACTTAAATACGGCATTAAAAATACCGTGGCTGTAGAAGGAGTTAGCGTACCTCGTTCCATTGGAGAATTAAGTAAAAAAAGAACCACAACAGCATTTGTTGATGGTGACAGAGGCGGAGAACTGATTTTAAAAGAACTTCTCCAAATCGGTGATGTTGACTACATTACCCGTGCACCTAAAGGAAAAGAAGTTGAAGACCTCAAAAAAGACGAAGTTTTAGTTGCACTCAGGGATAAAGTTCCAACAGCACAGTTCTTAGCAACAACCAACATCTTAAATGATTCCAATGGCAACAACAATCATAAAAAAGATCACAACAGACACAACAAAAAACATCAAAAATACAACCGCCATGAAAAACCGGCAAAAGTGGCTGAACCTGAACCTGAAATCGAAGATGATGAAGTCAGCCTCATGAAAGACATGCTAAAAGAATTTGAAGGATCCGGTTGCGGAGCTATTTTGGATGAAGCATTGAATATGACCAAAGAAGTTGAAGTTGAAAATATTTATGAAGAAATCAAAAATATTGAAGGAACCGCTGATACAGTCATATTTGATGGTGTAATCTCTCAAAGATTAGTTGATGCCGCATCAGAAAAAGGAATTAAGAAATTAGTTGCTTTTAAATCAATGAATATAGTTAAAAAACCACATAATGTGAAATTAATAACTATAAACTAAATTAAATTATAATGAGAATTTATTCTCATTTTTTTATCTATTTTTTTTAAAACACCACCTAAAAAAAACAAATAATAAATAACATAATAAACATATCTTTATTAGGATTTAAAAATTGGAGGAAAAAAATGAATCTTAATATTGATAATTATTATAGTACTCGTAAAGATGTTTTTGAAAGAATTCAAGATGCCAGTACTGCTACAAAATTACTCATGTCCCTGATGATGGCATGTTTTACCGGAATAATGGCACAAATAATTATTCCCCTCCCATGGACCCCAGTTCCTATAACTGCACAGACATTTGCAGTATTATGCTCAGGTTTATTTTTAGGCAGGAAATACGGATGCTTAAGCCAAATCCTTTATGTGGTTTTAGGTGTTGCATTTATCC from uncultured Methanobrevibacter sp. includes the following:
- the dnaG gene encoding DNA primase DnaG, yielding MGKGEELTTTKYLIHAQITANGIVEKPDVVGAVFGQTEGLLSNDLDLRELQRTGRIGRIQVNIHSNSGRAKGEIVIPSSLDRVETAILAASLETINRVGPCEAEIHTTKVEDVRAVKREQVVNRAKEIYKKMVESVGPTSMKMIEEVREAMRVHEISEYGEDRLPAGPSIHSSDAIIVVEGRSDVLNLLKYGIKNTVAVEGVSVPRSIGELSKKRTTTAFVDGDRGGELILKELLQIGDVDYITRAPKGKEVEDLKKDEVLVALRDKVPTAQFLATTNILNDSNGNNNHKKDHNRHNKKHQKYNRHEKPAKVAEPEPEIEDDEVSLMKDMLKEFEGSGCGAILDEALNMTKEVEVENIYEEIKNIEGTADTVIFDGVISQRLVDAASEKGIKKLVAFKSMNIVKKPHNVKLITIN
- a CDS encoding DMT family transporter, with protein sequence MRKIYLILPIIAGFLFGSSGIFVRTLTQNGIDSTTLLFLRFSIAILPLMIAILLTDKKLFKINPRDIPIFLGCAICIVGLNICYNESMNTVPLSLAAVLLSLAPIYVLIFAFIIFKEKITSKKIICMLLAIFGCILMTRVLEGDLTNMPLFGIVSGIGAGLFWAFYLMASKKAIEKDYHTYTILFYSIILISIALLPVTNFNQINNFVSIDPILTAIFLLIHSTCSFALPYIFSTLSLNYMDSGVSSIFLSGAEPLAALIFGLMIYSEIPTPLMFCGFILTIIAMTMLSRMNNVKN
- a CDS encoding zinc ribbon domain-containing protein, yielding MITCSVCGHLNDSSNAVCENCGSDLSDSPDWGFDMDDEYWD
- a CDS encoding MJ1255/VC2487 family glycosyltransferase, whose amino-acid sequence is MILSIIIPTYNEEEYLPVLLDSIKSQSFDDYEIIVADANSTDKTREVAESYGCTVVDGGLPAVGRNNGAKIAKGEYLLFLDSDLELTEDYLRNALYEFRMERLGIAITQMTPMSNKIEDKIFHDFANYFMISVEKIKPHGAGCYGIIARKELHDRCNGFDEDLTFGEDTDYIERLAKIEPFKVLRNAKIGVSTRRLEEEGIETLIKQYGRSTVNDFLGKRTTAEELDYNFNHGHEKLTTTRFEKLSEATERINEIKGSYDDSIQKVNAARSRFKIRKNRPKKVVFYCICGEGMGHAIRSGVILDRIKEKYDVHIFSSDRAYEYLNSKFDNVHEIGGFNTVYINNKVNDFKTLANALKRNPTNMKIGYEHLYKLARSLRPDVIVTDFEIYASMVSKLLNIPMISLDNIHMITQAKIHYPPNKRIEMLKAKGVIKAYVVKPKFHILTSFFYPPVRAKKHAVIYPPVIREDILKLEPTNGDHIVVYQTSKESVKLVRKLKSLKNEKFIVYGFNVNKTDGNLTYKEFNEDVFYDDLASAKAVICNGGFTFISEAISLKKPIYSVPAIGNFEQALNGYYVERLGFGEYHEIMSAARVKSFLNKLPKYQKNLSKVKKTNNDGIIKELVYRIEKYS
- a CDS encoding RraA family protein, with the translated sequence MTVSPKDLLNKNKNLNKRIELDKINLENVSIKDLSYNGDNYNEYINLMSLLENVTACQVSDAYNSISRRPGTIQSIKPINNQKVFGSIFTAETTSDDWGTSALAIDAAGEGDILFFKVDNEDKAIWGELASTCAKQNGIKSTVIYGSARDLDAMLYMDYPLFASNFCPNAGSALGLGTLNESIEVEGTIINPGDFFIGDESGVVVIPQQLFSQTMIASLGVKLKESKIIEDLSDGKTLAEIVGLK
- a CDS encoding Gar1/Naf1 family protein; translation: MKFLGNSLHVANSGKLIARSEKTPSPGGIVFDSKKKKIGKVSYVFGPTKKPYVSIRLFKSADRKSIEKNCGEKLFVSKPKSKKPRKRRMKARHKK
- a CDS encoding transcription initiation factor IIB — translated: MDDRRQRDVYDDSKQTVCPECGSEELIGDYERAEVVCARCGLVIDENLVDMGPEWRAFDHEQRDKRTRVGAPITYTIHDKGLSTMIDWRNKDIYGRDIPARNRAQWYRLRKWQRKIRISGATERNLAFALSELDRDSSRLGLPRSVREAASVVYRSAVDNKLIRGRSIEGVVAASLYAACRRCNVPRTLDEIAEVSRVTKKEVGRTYRFLTRELNIKLPPTSPVDYVPRFASELGLSGEAQSKAIEIIEKAMEKGLTSGRGPTGVAAAALYIASVLLGERKTQRDVAEIAGVTEVTIRNRYKELTEQLEMGVTL